In Leishmania major strain Friedlin complete genome, chromosome 19, the following proteins share a genomic window:
- a CDS encoding putative kinesin, giving the protein MAILTVSDEHPSHITTLDPSKGYQPKATYVFDRCFNSATACVTEEAQRLLLGNGKDVGTAPTAFTALEEASAEGSINPILLECLKRDQAAVYGHVGRPVLLNALAGYNGCVFAYGQTGSGKTYTMMGPPGVFGATVSGAPGQVRAVTPAKKFRRAATAYNGQLRWTPEASADDVMDSRFQSFVSVTPRAHVRTPCSGGHRDTMSMVGEAPLPMDCSLSVSSDVLLQRSRRGSRCDSNVLYLGEEEGLQGIVPRLVRELFAELHQKREQDNSHSFRVEVEYYEIYREKVIDLLSSSAAAAAGVSGSGSVELRVRHSKSAGPYVENLTKKHVDDEGEVFRLLRHGNLRRHTASTAINDRSSRSHAIFVLHLVQMRISNDDSASAKVSSKVNLVDLAGSERTGAHSVEGDQFKEGVVINSSLTVLGRVIDALADKSSGKRNVFCPYRDSVLTWLLMDSLGGNSKTTMVATVSPHSSNFDEACQTLRYASRAKQIVTKVVVNEDPQVQQIKLLTAEVQRLKARLSAEGKAADNDDDVEVLQERIAALEEELNETRNQLEQKSSELAAICASRHTSSMLPSTLKAGNAGAAGTAKELAKAKSDVRRLEAENLLHLQTEQELRGTMERLKTLERKYGQLLSESKEVQGTAKKRDREMQEKDRRISELQHQLQQQAARMQADSSLASNLSALSPRSVWGKSGETESAATTTGVAPMTPIMNANESGKAAGKKTRKAKTGTAPPGSPQRRDSERLDEISRIRVQFEKDKKQLVSQIQERNNAFRKSQLEVKQLKSELKSEQDALRTVEKSLHDQHVETTRRLQEEVQELKRALKGECRNNKYLRQSLTAPEEAQPPFLYAYVAQTVYDEEKWRGDVQQQEASEWQHVMQVWQLSQVGAAKMAAVERQHASQIAALSEAHRTSENIVSAIRQELEEMRAVQDKANAMRERISELEDAATQQREREKHLREQVSDLEGQLYQEQERSKTALQRLEAELKDQRRAVATAEEAATSLKAAHAREKQQAESTMRAEQEQHATVVASLQAQIRQAEDRLHSSEEARRAQVRRGLEQASEHEAVLAMLRSQLESSKKAAATAEEVHRGERAALEQSLKQQEKAFASRVSVLEQELAAARMQLDRDSRTSAKALSELEEQLAAAQAAHNASAEALRLNSERAMAQAADHEKAAQLLRRDLDTERAAAQTAAHEHAALAATLAEELQTQRKQREEISASLTQQLAGLQSKLAVAEEARRTERTRAADAAAAQETALADLRAELESAQAAHTAAAKAHEEQLREMRGTHARLTQEVQSNADSLAAQVTKLQTRLAAVERDSENALGTLTKEMEAIRTQLHKSEEARRRQIQQSIERAGEHDAALAELRQQVAEEQAAKAAAAKKHEEELLKAEEKLSAHRLETSETISTLKQQLEQAHHSAQQREADATALQQILQRALDCTRAELEASEKARTAHSQQSLEKAAAHEQTEAKLRAEISCLAARADATDAAHSTRVAELEERLREQQCAAAAQLAEAAAALESERAKAQHASEDHKKFLAAVLDKVALLQAALAKSEEAERAQVQRLVEQSAAHDSAIQAARRDLQRQQAEAADLAAAHAEELHGWEARWQQQAALNKVEMESIRQEVEAQRRAEVDAAVKAHTAAVDALEANLSEAHIRLSEVEASRAAEAERREQQASEHAKAVSALEAELQGAHQASAAAAAAHEAAIQQLNDVIAEQQRAKIEEVATMKQKLLETQKKLTRSEEARRRGVTEKAEAATAHTQSLDALRRSMEAEHQQKLDALTAAKARELEAVQMQLDEQRVTAQHLQGDLRKTRRQVKQLVETQNCLGKQVEEEKQASAELRRNLADTAAQQAASAAAAAELETTLEQTKASLTQLVSEKTAVSRELAQAIETVDSTRAHLADVEKISQQRHEELEAQGAALANAVATVEQLRAEVSALHSKCSEMEKARTALIEQHEEALVAQQVDTVTEMETQFRAMECEREALVSKARQTEEALRSLVEKQGKQLQQLREDLEFRVSLDLCEAEVVERDSAAGAVGSSAGPALAGSGTGVATSNNTSFSGASGSAAAVGGGGFSTILSSLFSRRNSTAAPSRSPAPLGSGIGIDGTHSLPQQLPRPFSNDRGTATTPLRRTASGNLYSMSAYRPSSMMPSSLLFGKSNPAGAVAMGTSAGVSSASRTPVQDAVISPDTSEQESTLPTRLGSRAPNIALGRK; this is encoded by the coding sequence ATGGCGATCCTCACGGTCAGCGACGAGCACCCGTCGCACATTACCACGCTGGACCCGAGCAAAGGCTACCAGCCGAAGGCGACGTATGTGTTCGACCGCTGCTTCAACAGCGCCACCGCTTGTGTGACcgaagaggcgcagcggctttTGTTGGGCAACGGCAAGGACGTGGGCACGGCGCCGACCGCCTTCAcagcgctggaggaggccaGTGCAGAGGGCTCAATCAACCCCATCTTGCTAGAATGTCTCAAACGTGATCAGGCCGCCGTCTACGGCCACGTAGGGCGGCCGGTGCTGCTCAATGCACTAGCCGGCTACAACGGCTGCGTGTTCGCCTACGGTCAGACCGGCAGCGGAAAAACGTACACAATGATGGGGCCGCCAGGAGTGTTTGGTGCAACCGTCAGTGGCGCTCCTGGACAGGTGAGGGCCGTGACCCCCGCCAAGAAATTCCGccgcgctgccaccgcgtACAACGGCCAGCTGCGCTGGACGCCGGAAGCGAGCGCTGACGATGTTATGGACTCGCGCTTCCAGTCCTTTGTTTCCGTGACGCctcgcgcgcatgtgcgtaCACCCTGCAGTGGCGGCCACAGGGACACCATGTCGATGGTGGGGGAGGCACCATTGCCGATGGATTGCAGCTTGTCAGTGAGCTcggatgtgctgctgcagcggtcccgacgtggcagccgctgcgACAGCAACGTTCTCTACctgggagaggaggagggcctTCAAGGCATCGTGCCGCGTCTTGTGCGAGAGCTTttcgcggagctgcaccAGAAGCGCGAGCAGGACAACAGCCACTCCTTCCGCGTCGAGGTGGAGTACTATGAGATCTACCGCGAGAAAGTCATAGAcctcctcagcagcagcgccgccgccgccgctggcgtcagcggcagcggcagcgtagagctgcgcgtgcgacACAGCAAGTCTGCTGGTCCGTATGTGGAAAACTTGACAAAGAAGCACGTGGACGATGAGGGAGAAGTCTTTCGACTCCTGCGGCACGGCAACCTGCGCCGGCACACAGCCTCGACGGCGATAAATGATCGAAGTAGTCGCAGTCACGCCATCTTCGTGCTGCACCTCGTGCAGATGCGCATCTccaacgacgacagcgcctCAGCGAAGGTGTCGAGTAAGGTGAACCTCGTCGACCTCGCCGGGTCGGAGAGGACGGGAGCGCACAGCGTGGAGGGGGACCAGTTCAAGGAGGGCGTCGTGATCAACTCATCCCTGACAGTTCTCGGCCGCGTCATTGACGCTCTTGCCGACAAGTCGTCGGGCAAGCGCAACGTCTTCTGCCCGTACCGCGACTCTGTCCTCACGTGGCTGCTCATGGACTCGCTCGGCGGGAACAGCAAGACGACCATGGTGGCGACAGTGTCTCCGCACTCATCCAACTTCGATGAGGCGTGTCAGACGCTGCGGTACGCAAGTCGGGCGAAGCAGATTGTCACTAAGGTGGTCGTCAACGAGGACCcgcaggtgcagcagatCAAGCTGCTCACCGCCGAGGTGCAGCGACTCAAGGCGCGGTTGAGCGCTGAGGGCAAGGCCGCGGACAACGATGACGACGTCGAGGTCTTGCAAGAGCGCATTGCCGCattggaggaggagctgaacgAAACGCGCAACCAGCTGGAGCAGAAGTCGAGCGAGCTTGCGGCCATCTGTGCCTCCCGGCACACCTCGTCGATGCTGCCCTCGACGCTCAAGGCGGGcaacgccggcgctgcgggcaCGGCGAAGGAGCTGGCGAAGGCCAAGTCGGACGTGCGCCGCTTGGAGGCTGAGAATCTGCTGCATCTGCAGACCgagcaggagctgcgcggcacGATGGAGCGTCTCAAGACACTGGAGAGAAAGTACGGACAGCTGCTCAGTGAATCCAAGGAGGTGCAAGGCACTGCCAAGAAACGGGACAGGGAGATGCAGGAAAAGGATAGACGCATCAGTGAGTTGCAacatcagctgcagcagcaggctgCTCGGATGCAGGCCGACTCGTCGCTCGCATCCAACCTCAGCGCCTTGTCACCACGGTCGGTCTGGGGGAAGTCCGGCGAGACGGAGTCTGCAGCGACCACCACCGGCGTAGCGCCGATGACCCCCATTATGAACGCGAATGAGTCCGGCAAGGCTGCTGGTAAGAAGACAAGGAAAGCGAAGACCGGCACCGCGCCGCCGGGGTctccgcagcgtcgcgaCTCGGAACGGCTCGATGAGATTTCACGGATTCGAGTGCAGTTCGAAAAGGACAAGAAGCAGCTCGTGTCGCAGATACAGGAGCGCAACAACGCCTTTCGCAAGAGTCAGCTGGAGGTGAAGCAGCTAAAGAGCGAGCTGAAAAGTGAGCaggacgcgctgcgcacggtgGAGAAGAGCCTGCACGACCAGCACGTCGAGACAACGCGacggctgcaggaggaggtgcaggagctgaagcgcgcACTCAAGGGCGAGTGCCGGAACAACAAGTATCTGCGCCAgtcgctgacggcgccggAAGAGGCGCAACCGCCGTTCTTGTATGCGTATGTGGCGCAGACCGTTTACGACGAAGAGAAGTGGCGCGGtgatgtgcagcagcaggaggcatCGGAATGGCAGCACGTGATGCAGGTCTGGCAGCTCTCTCAGGTGGGAGCGGCAAAGATGGCCGCCGTGGAGCGCCAGCACGCTTCACAGATCGCAGCGTTGTCGGAGGCTCACAGGACGAGCGAAAACATCGTCAGCGCCATACGccaggagctggaggagatgcgcGCCGTGCAGGACAAGGCTAACGCGATGCGCGAGCGCATCTCCGAGCTTGAAGATGCCGCGACgcagcagagggagagggagaagcacCTACGAGAGCAAGTTTCCGATCTGGAAGGACAGCTATACCAAGAGCAGGAGCGCAGCAAGACTGCCTTGCAGCgcctggaggcggagctAAAGGATCAGAGGCGCGCCGTAGCCActgcggaggaggccgcgACCTCCTTGAAGGCCGCGCATGCTAGAGAAAAGCAGCAGGCGGAATCGACAATGCGAGCGGAACAGGAGCAGCATGCCACAGTCGTGGCATCGCTGCAGGCACAGATCCGACAAGCAGAGGATAGGTTGCACAGCTCTGAAGAAGCGCGTAgggcgcaggtgcggcgaGGGCTTGAGCAGGCGAGCGAGCATGAGGCCGTGCTCGCGATGCTGCGGTCGCAGCTCGAGTCGAGTAAAAaggctgctgctactgcggAAGAAGTTCATCGAGGTGAacgggcggcgctggagcagaGTCTCAAGCAGCAAGAGAAGGCGTTCGCCTCTCGTGTTTCTGTCCTTGAGCaggagctggcggctgcTCGCATGCAACTTGACCGGGATAGTCGTACATCTGCCAAGGCGCTCTCGGAGCTGGAAGAGCAactcgcagcggcgcaggcggcgcacaacGCGTCCGCCGAGGCCCTTCGACTCAATTCTGAGCGCGCCATGGCACAGGCTGCCGACCacgagaaggcggcgcagctgcttcgcagAGACCTGGACAcggagagagcggcggcgcagaccGCAGCGCATGAGCATGCCGCTCTTGCGGCAACGCTagcagaggagctgcagacGCAGCGGAAGCAACGCGAGGAAATCAGCGCATCTCTCACACAGCAGCTGGCGGGGCTGCAGTCGAAGCTGGCGGTCGCCGAGGAAGCGCGCCGCAcggagcgcacgcgcgctgccgacgcggcagcggctcagGAGACTGCTCTGGCCGACCTCCGTGCTGAGCTCGAGTCGGCGCAGGCAGcccacaccgccgcggcaaAGGCACATGAAGAACAGCTGCGCGAGATGCGTGGTACACATGCACGGCTGACACAGGAAGTGCAGTCAAATGCCGATTCTCTGGCCGCTCAGGTGACGAAGCTGCAAACTCGCTTGGCTGCCGTGGAGAGGGATTCCGAGAATGCACTGGGAACGCTCACgaaggagatggaggcgaTTCGCACCCAGCTCCACAAGTCAGAGGaggcgcgtcggcgccagaTCCAGCAATCCATTGAGCGGGCTGGAGAGCACGACGCCGCGttggcggagctgcggcaaCAAGTGGCAGAGGAGCAGGCTGCcaaggcagctgcagcgaagaAGCACGAAGAGGAGCTGCTCAAGGCTGAGGAGAAGTTGTCGGCGCATCGTCTAGAAACCTCGGAAACCATCAGCACTCTCAAACAGCAGCTCGAGCAGGCCCACCACAGTGCACAGCAACGCGAGGCCGATgcgacagcgctgcagcagatcCTTCAGCGTGCGTTGGACTGCACGAGAGCCGAACTGGAGGCCTCTGAGAAAGCTCGAACGGCGCATAGTCAGCAGAGCCTCGaaaaggcagcggcgcacgagcAGACAGAGGCCAAGCTTCGGGCAGAAATTTCCTGCTTGGCAGCAAGAGCCGATGCGACAGACGCGGCGCACTCAACCCGGGTGGCAGAGTTGGAAGAGCGCCTTcgcgagcagcagtgcgcagctgcagcgcagctggccgaagcggccgcagcgctggAAAGTGAAAGGGCGAAGGCCCAGCATGCGTCGGAAGACCACAAAAAATTTCTCGCCGCTGTCCTCGATAAGGTCGCCttgctgcaggcggcgctcgcgaAGTCTGAAGAGGCGGAAAGGGCGCAGGTTCAGCGCTTAGTCGAGCAGTCCGCGGCGCACGATAGCGCGATTCAGGCTGCAAGGCGAGATTTGCAACGTcagcaggcggaggcggccgacctggctgcggcgcacgcggaggagctgcacggGTGGGAGGCCCGGTGGCAACAGCAGGCCGCATTGAACAAAGTCGAGATGGAGTCCATTCGCCAGGAGGtggaagcgcagcgacgcgccgAGGTGGACGCCGCGGTGAAGGCGCACACGGCCGCCGTAGACGCCCTGGAAGCCAACCTCAGCGAGGCGCACATTCGGCTAAGCGAGGTGGAGGCGTCACGCGCCGCGGAAGCGGAGCGCCGTGAGCAGCAGGCCAGTGAGCACGCCAAAGCTGTGTCTGCATTGGAAGCTGAGCTGCAAGGTGCTCATCAAGCgagtgccgcagcggcggccgcgcacgAGGCTGCCATTCAACAACTCAACGACGTCATTGCAGAGCAGCAACGGGCCAAGATTGAGGAGGTCGCCACCATGAAACAGAAGCTACTGGAGACCCAGAAGAAGCTTACCCGATCCGAGGAGGCTAGGAGACGAGGAGTCACAGAAAAAgctgaggcggcgacggcgcacacCCAGTCGCTTGACGCGCTCCGTCGCTCCATGGAAGCGGAGCATCAACAGAAACTGGATGCCCTCACCGCGGCCAAGGCAAGAGAactggaggcggtgcagatgCAGCTCGACGAGCAGCGGGTCACGGCACAACATCTCCAGGGGGACCTCCGAAAAACTCGTCGTCAGGTAAAGCAGTTGGTGGAGACCCAGAACTGCTTAGGCAAGcaagtggaggaggagaagcaggcgAGCGCCGAACTCCGCCGCAACTTGGCAGacaccgcggcgcagcaggcggcgagcgcggcagctgccgcggagCTGGAGACGACGTTGGAGCAGACAAAGGCTTCCCTTACTCAGCTCGTCTCGGAGAAGACGGCGGTGTCCAGGGAGCTCGCCCAGGCCATCGAGACGGTGGACAGCACCCGTGCTCACCTTGCAGACGTGGAGAAAAtatcgcagcagcgtcacgaagagctggaggcgcagggAGCTGCTCTTGCCAACGCCGTCGCAAcagtggagcagctgcgggcaGAGGTATCTGCGTTGCACTCGAAGTGTTcagagatggagaaggcgcgGACTGCTCTCATCGAGCAGCATGAGGAGGCGCtagtggcgcagcaggtaGACACCGTCACAGAGATGGAGACGCAGTTCCGGGCGATGGAATGCGAACGCGAGGCGCTGGTGAGCAAGGCACGGCAGacagaggaggcgctgcgcagcctTGTCGAGAAGCAGGGAAAGCAacttcagcagctgcgcgaagACCTGGAGTTTCGCGTCAGTCTGGACCTGTGTGAGGCTGAAGTTGTAGAacgcgacagcgccgccggtgccgtcggCAGCTCAGCCGGGCCCGCtctcgccggcagcgggaCAGGCGTCGCTACTTCGAACAATACCTCCTTTTCGGGTGCCAgcggctccgctgcggcggtcggcggcggtggcttcAGCACCATTTTGAGCTCGCTCTTCTCGCGTCGCAacagcacggcggcgccgtcccGCTCCCCCGCACCCCTTGGCAGTGGCATAGGGATTGACGGTACTCACAGCCTTCCACAACAGCTGCCGCGTCCCTTCTCGAACGATCGCGGTACCGCTACCACGCCGCTTCGGCGCACCGCTAGCGGCAACCTATATAGCATGAGCGCATACCGCCCTTCATCGATGATGCCGTCGTCGCTCCTGTTCGGAAAGAGTAACCCCGCTggggcggtggcgatgggtACTAGCGCTGGGGTGTCATCTGCGTCGCGCACCCCCGTGCAAGATGCGGTCATTTCGCCTGATACAAGTGAACAAGAGTCGACACTGCCCACGCGGCTGGGCAGCCGCGCTCCGAACATCGCGCTGGGGCGGAAGTAA
- the gMDH gene encoding glycosomal malate dehydrogenase: MVNVCVVGAAGGIGQSLSLLLVRQLPYGSTLSLFDVVGAAGVAADLSHVDNAGVQVKFAEGKIGHKRDPALAELAKGVDVFVMVAGVPRKPGMTRDDLFKINAGIILDLVLTCASSSPKAVFCIVTNPVNSTVAIAAEALKSLGVYDRNRLLGVSLLDGLRATCFINEARKPLVVSQVPVVGGHSDTTIVPLFYQLPGPLPEQATLDKIVKRVQVAGTEVVKAKAGRGSATLSMAEAGARFALKVVEGLTGTGNPLVYAYVDTDGQHETTFLAIPVVLGMNGIEKRLPIGPLHSTEETLLKAALPVIKKNIVKGSEFARSHL, translated from the coding sequence ATGGTGAACGTGTGCGTTGttggtgctgccggcggcaTTGGCcagtcgctgtcgctgctgttggtgcGCCAGCTGCCGTACGGGAGCACGTTGTCGCTGTTCGACGTTGTgggcgctgcaggcgtcgCAGCAGACCTGTCGCATGTGGACAACGCCGGTGTGCAGGTGAAGTTTGCGGAGGGCAAGATCGGCCATAAGCGCGACCCTGCGCTGGCAGAGCTTGCGAAGGGCGTGGATGTGTTTGTAATGGTGGCTGGCGTTCCACGCAAGCCGGGCATGACGCGCGACGACCTTTTCAAAATCAACGCCGGAATCATCCTGGACCTTGTGCTGACGTGCGCGTCGTCGAGTCCAAAGGCGGTGTTCTGCATTGTGACGAACCCTGTGAACAGCACGGTCGCGAtcgcggcagaggcgctgaAGAGCCTTGGCGTATACGACCGAAACCGGCTGCTTggcgtgtcgctgctggacggGCTGCGCGCGACGTGCTTCATCAACGAGGCGCGCAAGCCCTTAGTCGTGTCGCAGGTACCAGTTGTTGGCGGGCACAGCGACACAACGATTGTGCCGTTGTTCTACCAGCTACCGGGGCCGTTGCCGGAGCAGGCGACGCTGGACAAGATCGTGAAGCGCGTGCAGGTCGCAGGCACAGAAGTGGTGAAGGCGAAGGCCGGGCGCGGGTCTGCGACGCTGTCGATGGCGGAGGCTGGCGCGCGGTTCGCGTTGAAGGTTGTGGAGGGTCTGACCGGCACGGGTAACCCGCTGGTGTACGCATATGTAGACACAGACGGGCAGCACGAGACGACGTTCCTCGCGATCCCTGTGGTGCTTGGCATGAATGGAATCGAGAAGCGCCTGCCGATTGGTCCGCTGCACTCGACGGAGGAAACGCTGCTGAAGGCGGCACTGCCGGTGATCAAGAAGAATATCGTGAAGGGCAGCGAGTTCGCGCGCTCACACCTGTAG
- a CDS encoding putative transporter: MGDLYFGVMLITATTVGKIILCALAGMLVSRYFSNPKETLTGLNYISARVFLPCLLFANLCVNVTWEQLSKFYWAPLFALLPMGIGFLCSMLVRTVLRREYHFVVILASSFQNGLTFPVSVLLNLKGIEWFTEAAVVDAQSYIFLYNVVCSIGLWGIGDPMIAHAKMKEVESEEVNDEELVARRRPYSMDGCVDGEAEGEEQAQSSPHTAAVAQQGHATANEQLGWYRPARASDQPIMLSPGSPAILLNDAMRITNSTVKSKDDRLKRLGRIVLTSIQSPTVLSSIIALIISLTPPLQRLATGPFGEPFVGGMALIGKGAIPLHLVVLGSSVTVSRPKADPTSSTKRARVTISSPTTSAPLPTDADGTVFDVPASQPGTEVNALLHWITSSVQPQILFTCCAVVTQLVIIPCICFLALHILVKTGLMPNEKPFLLSMLVAVISPTAINSTLICTTRGYHVRDYSHMMFFMYLCSIITSSVWLLCILSYLSD, translated from the coding sequence ATGGGGGATCTGTACTTTGGAGTAATGCTCATCACTGCCACAACGGTGGGTAAGATCATACTGTGCGCCCTCGCGGGCATGCTCGTCTCGAGGTACTTCTCTAACCCGAAAGAAACTCTGACGGGTCTCAATTACATTTCCGCGAGGGTGTTTCTCCCGTGTCTGTTGTTCGCAAACCTGTGCGTGAACGTGACGTGGGAGCAGCTGAGCAAGTTCTATTGGGCGCCGTTAtttgcgctgctgccgatggGGATCGGCTTTCTTTGCTCGATGCTGGTGCGTACCGTTCTCAGAAGGGAGTACCACTTCGTCGTGATCCTTGCCAGCTCTTTCCAGAATGGCCTCACGTTCCCCGTGAGCGTGCTGCTTAACCTGAAGGGCATCGAGTGGTTCACAGAGGCTGCTGTCGTAGACGCGCAGTCCTACATCTTCCTGTACAACGTGGTCTGCTCGATAGGCCTGTGGGGTATCGGTGACCCCATGATCGCCCACGCGAAGATGAAGGAAGTAGAGTCTGAGGAGGTCAATGATGAGGAGTTGGTGGCCCGGCGGCGTCCGTACAGCATGGATGGGTGTGTCGACGGCGAagcggagggcgaggaacAGGCGCAGTCGTCGCCGCacacggcagcagtggcgcagcagggCCATGCCACCGCGAACGAGCAACTCGGGTGGTATCGGCCGGCGCGCGCAAGTGATCAGCCGATCATGCTGTCACCAGGGTCCCCTGCGATTCTGCTAAATGATGCGATGCGCATCACAAATTCGACGGTCAAGTCGAAGGACGACCGTCTCAAGCGTCTGGGCCGGATCGTTCTCACCTCGATCCAGTCCCCAACAGTGCTGAGCAGCATCATCGCCCTCATCATCTCCCTTacaccgccactgcagcggctggcAACGGGCCCTTTTGGCGAGCCCTTCGTCGGCGGCATGGCCCTCATCGGCAAGGGTGCCATCCCGCTGCATCTGGTGGTGCTGGGCTCCTCCGTCACGGTCAGCCGCCCCAAGGCCGACCCGACATCGTCGACGAAGAGGGCGCGGGTGACAATATCGTCTCCCACCACATCCGCCCCACTGCCGACAGACGCAGACGGCACTGTTTTTGACGTGCCCGCATCGCAGCCCGGCACGGAAGTCAACGCCCTTCTTCATTGGATCACCTCGAGTGTGCAGCCGCAGATTCTCTTCACATGCTGCGCAGTGGTGACGCAGCTCGTGATTATTCCGTGCATCTGCTTTCTTGCCTTGCACATTCTTGTGAAGACAGGTCTCATGCCGAACGAGAAGCCATTTTTGCTCTCGATGCTGGTGGCCGTCATATCGCCGACCGCCATCAACTCGACGCTGATCTGCACCACGCGTGGATATCACGTCCGCGACTACTCGCACATGATGTTTTTTATGTACCTCTGCAGCATCATCACATCCTCCGTATGGCTTTTGTGCATCCTCTCGTACTTGTCAGACTAG
- a CDS encoding putative SNARE protein codes for MTAVVDASGTVEGELRQAKDTLKTLSALAEQAERGAMVDYDLAQRLMHEVSDRVRPLAQGTMNSFAGTTVVSSSGATLHARAGAGCSQNVTPLQRRRAEQVLSEVKLIEATLHRYAKKAEQQATYVSDLKSLVGNGTGAYRQNYEAMDHLEREKKSLQYARQRMQAMESESRDVLAALQDQGRRLGGVGNKLGNLLETLGVSNMTILQIVRRNKADAWLVYGGIALLLFFLWYMW; via the coding sequence atgacggcggtggtggacgcAAGCGGCACGGTGGAGGGGGAGCTGCGACAGGCGAAGGACACACTGAAAACGCTGAGCGCGCTTGCCGAGCAAGCCGAGCGCGGCGCCATGGTGGACTATGACTTAGCTCAGAGGCTCATGCACGAGGTTTCCGACCGCGTGCGGCCTTTGGCGCAAGGCACCATGAACAGCTTCGCCGGCACCACCGTTGTGTCCTCCAGCGGGGCCACGCTGCACGctcgcgccggcgccgggtGCTCGCAAAACGTTACACCGCTacaacgacgacgcgctGAGCAGGTGCTGTCGGAGGTGAAGCTAATCGAAGCGACACTGCACCGCTACGCCAAgaaggcggagcagcaggcgacCTACGTGTCTGATCTGAAGTCGCTTGTCGGCAATGGCACCGGGGCGTACCGCCAAAACTACGAAGCGATGGACCACCTGGAGCGTGAGAAAAAGAGCCTGCAGTACGCTCGGCAGCGCATGCAGGCAATGGAGTCGGAGAGCCGCGATGTGCTGGCGGCCCTGCAAGATCAAGGTCGCCGACTCGGCGGCGTAGGTAACAAGCTTGGTAATTTGCTGGAGACCCTGGGCGTGTCGAACATGACGATTCTGCAGATTGTGCGGCGGAACAAGGCGGACGCGTGGCTAGTGTACGGCGGGATCGCACTGCTTCTGTTCTTTCTGTGGTACATGTGGTAG